Below is a genomic region from Eupeodes corollae chromosome 1, idEupCoro1.1, whole genome shotgun sequence.
aacttattttgtagGGTCACAATTCGGCTTACTTTCTATGCATTGGTAAATAATCCTTGTCATTTAAGCAGGGAAGCAAGTTGTTGTGTTTAGTAGAACATTTTAAGAAGACTCATAGAAAAATATCATTCATTTAATGAAAAACTAACCGATAACCACCCAAAAATAATTCGCTTCATCATTGAATCCCAAATTAATAATaagtataataaaacaaattaatttaaaacaaattgaacaaaaatcctTAACCTTAACATCATTTTCTCGTTCTCTCTTTTCTTTACTTGTAGCAAGAGAATAGTTAATATCAGTAGAACTGAAGACGATGTTCATCTAGTTCATAGGGAAATCGCAAATGGAAAACAATCAAAATCTGTTCAGgtagattttgttaaaaatttaaaaaaaatttcttgcacaattttaaattagttttcctcttttgagttttgtttttttagtttcttaaaatttctcaTTTAACAAATTACACACAAAAATGTAGAAGTATTTAGTTGCGGTTTTTTAAGTTtccatttaattgatttataaaatataaacatccaTAATTTGGGTTTTTTACTCATCACACAGCAAAATGTATCgagaaatacaaacattaaaataaaacataaaaattaacattaattttaagttttctattaCTTTgggtattttcttttctttaatttcttttatgaataagtgcaatttttattttgcttgatttttatttaatatttaaaaaaatataactaacttaaatattttgtatttatttttatttaaggtcGCCGAGTGGATGGGAAGACGAGAGGCGTGGTCGGCAGAGAAGTCATCCGATACACGAACGAAACCTACCCGTTGGGAGTTCCACAATGGACATGGTGAACAGCCTGACGAAAGCCTAGGTCGTCCGGGACGAGCTGCTGATACCGAGGCAGAACATTTGGAAGAACGACAAAATCGTAGAATCAAATCAGCCGAAGATCAGCAACGTAGAGTTAGAATCAAGTAAGAACTTAAAGCTCAATAATCATGAATTTTTAATAACCtttatcttatttaaatttacaggAACACTCAAACAGCCAAAGACGATACTCACTTAAGTAGTTTCCATAATAATTCTAGAACTAATTTAGTAAACAACGAACGAGAGGTTTATATCGAGGATATAATTGACGAAGAACAGGACATTGGAACACAATCATTTCGCAACCGCAACAGACAAAGACGCACAGCTCAGCAACAGATCGACGATGATTCGATGAGGCGGCACGAGATCGATCGGGGCAGTGACATGGAGTACAATGGGGGAGCTCGAGGAAGTTTAAAGGCTAAGCGGGAATACTTTATCAAGGACGGGAATGTTGAAATTTTGCAACTTATGACTCGGGACAAACAGGGCGACGAGGAGGACAACATCTATGTCAATCTTCCGCTGAAGGCGACCACAAATCTGTCACACCCACAGCTTCTGATGGTTGACCAAAGTGGCAAAGAGATTCTAATGCGTCGGTTTATCGAGGAACAACCAGATGGCAAGCAAATCATCCGGGAGCATTATCAGATTGTTCCTGGAGGAGCTAACTACATTCAAACAATGCCCAATGAGGTCCAACACTCGACCTACAAGGACACGTTTCCATCGGGAAAAAGTGGCCCAAATAGCATTGTGTACTCTCAAGCTGAACCAGAAGTCAAAATCATCCATACCCAACCCATGCATGAAGGACTTGCTGTAGGGGAGGTCAGCACTCAAATGCAACCAGCCATTTCGAATCAATCCCTTACCCAGGAGCTAGAGAACTCCCTGAAGCAGCAAAATGCTCTGCTCCGTCAGATCCTGATGGAGAAAGAGAAAGTTGAGCTGCAATATAGTCAGCAAGATGTGGCTCTCGAAACCCAGAGTCTGCCAGGGCAGCCAATGGCAATTGCAACTCAAACTGATTGTGAAGCAGGCACTCAAACCGAAGCCGATATGATCGTTAGCTCGTCATCGGTCAAGCGACAACGGCGAGCACGAAGTGAGAACGATGACTCTTTTTCCGAGGACGAATATGAATACGTCCGTTTCAGTCCACCAAACAGCCCCGAAGGAGTGTACTGGATCAAGCGAAAGCGGCAAAAGAAGCGCTCAAAACAAAGACCGGGCACACAATCCCGAAAACGTGTGGTAATGGTCGAAGATGTCAAAAGGAAAATTCGAACTCCCATCAAGGAAGAAGACGACGATGACTATTACGAGTATCGGAAACGGTCTCCTCCTAAAAAGCCAATTCGGTATCATGGAGAAACCAAGGCCAGTTTATTGCGTCGCATGAAAAGTGAGGAGAACAGAAAACTAGCGTCCAAAAAGTCGGCCTCCCTGAATCGAGAAGTCCTTATGGAGATATCAGACTCGCTAGACGAGAAGGGAAGTCCTGACGAGCGCGTACGGATTGAGCAAATGGAATACTACGAAAATTCTGAAGAAGATTCCGACGCCGACGAAATAGTTATCAAGAGTAATGCGCTTCCATCAACTGGTCATAAAACCGAATCTTCCCACTTCGAAATCCACGTGTCGGACGGCAGCAATAACAAAGTCTATTCGAGGTCTTCGTCGGAGCAGAGAAATCACATAGAAGACCGAAGAGTCAAAAGTCCAGACCCTAAGCCCAGACTCTCCCGAAAAGACAATGTCATCCAGCGGAACTCTCAAAGACGGTCACAAACGGCTTCAGAGCCCCCACACAGCCGAGTTGTAGTTTCCAAGGGCACCAAAGTCACAAGCAGTGATGTTCGCAGCTCGAAACGAATCAAAGAACGTGACTTCCAGAGCGACACCAATCTACTGGATCACGACGATGCGATTGACGATCAAAGTTCTTCCAAAGGTGCAAGCGTCCCGAAATATATGGACTGGTACTACAGCAAGAAGAAGTCCGACGTCAAGCCTGCGAAGTCAAAATCAAGTACAAAGAAACTAATAGGTGGCTCTGAGAAACGAATCACCAAAATCCGCCTTCCAAAATCCGATGACAGTCATCCTCCCACCACAACTTCAACCACTCCGGTACCACCAAGCGATGAGAAATACAAACCCGAGCCAGCACCTCGAAAATCCCCGCCGAAAGGAGCTCGCCTCCTCAAGGAAGACGTCATGATGAACAAGAACCACAAGCCCAAGATCGAAACCGATACAAATCATCCTCTCTTGCAGCACTCCGAACATCGGTACGAGCACGAGTACGACAATACCTCAGAACTTCCACTTGCCCCCACAAAACTGCCACACTACATGTACCCCGAGACACCGCCCCAACCAAAAGGCCACGCGAAGTCCAAAGACCTGCGACCGAAGCCCTCGCCCATCAAAGAGAACGAAATCAAGGTCACCAACTCGAAGATCTACATTCAGGATGCGTCGGCTCAGTCGAAGCAGCTCAATGTCGCCACTCTGGAAGACGACCATGATTCGGGAATAGCCATGAACTCCCTGCTGAACAGCATGGGTCGTCGGAATCCAATAGCCGAGAAGAAGAGCGTCTTCTCCATTGCCTACGACGACGTCAGTCGAgtacaaaaaattcaatccgGCAGTGATTCGCCTCAGTATTCATAACATCAGCAGAAAAAAGATGGGGAAGAGTAACGGGATTCACCCGCTGCCGATGGAGCTTCCTTGTACTTGGAGTTCTCTTGCCTCGAGCCTTGACTTGACGTGTGAGCTTCTTGATaacaaagaaatagaaacatacGAATCTAGTCTCAAGGTTTTTAGACAAGAATCTCCATTTGAAATTGAGTtcagttattgtttttgttgttgttgggcaATCTCTGACGTCAAAGTGTTCATCaggatttgtttttataattatgttCCTTTGtcctatttaatttttgtttttcattagaCTTAAAAATCGTTGtgatagttaaaaataatgctttaaaagcattaatttcattttactctTTAAACTGTACATAAATTTAtctatttaacaatttgtatataacaatttaattatGTTGTTTAAACTTAAGAACTCGTAcatatatgaaacaaaatacaaaatattgtattaaacttgtaaaaattacttttataaatCCATTCCTACGGCAAACTGAGTTTTAGACAAGACACTAAGTCGACTTTAAATGTAAAAAGTTAAATGTATCATTTACACTTCttgtaaactttaaaaattaaaatacaaacaaaaacacaactgcAAACTgccatatatattttgtatgaagtattactaacatttttgttgttttaatttcttttttctaatcTAAGGAATTGttataaggaaattattgtgtgtttttttgagttattttattataaattatggtGCGAAAACAGTTGCAATAAGCAATTAAGATAAGTTAAAATGGagttttgtaattatttatttaattgtaaatgttaattaataaatacaaaatatattaaaatacataGAAATAAGTCTTTATACATTTTGTAGATATTTGAAgaatacataataatttaatttagttctATAAACttgtaattattattgaattatttttttttaaatttaaagaaatttttcaaCAGAAACAATTGTATTACCtagtaaaatatatttaagaagaaatacattatattattgaaggaaaatttaaatttatttgttttttttttcaatttccatAAGAAGATTCTATAGAATTTGTCAGAGGCTTATGGTGTACATCTGTCTTCAGCTagaatgttaaaattgttgCCGAAAGTTTAATAAGTATAACcaaaacagaaaacaatttaaaattggcTTTTATGATTTTGGACAGTATAATTTGATGGGAAGAACTTTATAATTgttatttcataaacaaatctTACACATtagtgaatttttcaaaaacgaaaatcgGAGGACCGTTTTCTTTAATCCAAAACCATTATCGGATTATGAATTttccgaaaacaatattaattatcGTCAGTTGTGAGAACGGAATAAGTCCATTTTGCAAAAGTGTTAGGAAAACgcaaaaaactgaattttacttttttgaaatgtaagACCTATAGATAAAATGAAGATCACGTGGATTTGAGTGGTAagagatacaaattttgtttgtagcagGTTCTGGTAGCCAGGTATAACGGTTTAAAAACGTTGGACTTATTCCGTTCTTGCAACTTACcttatgaaatttcaaataaaactcaagttttaatgaaataaatacatgatttatttaaaattaaacattaaatgataagaaaatatttaagtaaaagtagagattatgtaattttataaaaatggtatACATAAGCAagatcatatacaaaaatatggtaaaaagaagttttatacTTCTTCTTGTTCATCACCTTTAGAAGCTGTGGTTCGCCATGTAAATATATAGTTAGGTAGAACTCCTTCTTGTCGTCTTTTATATACGATATGATTTTGTGGACATCCTCCATCCACTTCTGTCGGAATGGCTACTATAGTAGCATTTGGCTCCTTTACTGTAGGAAGGGCTACTGTGCTACCCATGTCTCAAAATGGCTCCTTAAGACTCCACAtagaaaattaatgaaaatatttttaaatcctgaTTTCTCACATCCCTTCTgccattcaaaatttaacatctctgttaaactttaaaatgtcatgTTTCAATTTCAACTGGAACACAAGTATAACAGTTTTGCAGTTGAAGTTCAATTCAATGCATGAGCAAGTGAGGTAGCGATATTTTTATCGGCATGCCATAGCTATATCttattcatacattttattaaaacattcaCTGTTAGTTTAGTTACCGTTTGacaaacattaataaatttcaagaaaggagaaaatgaattaaaaatggaaaagtaaGATCATAATTTTGGATATGCATGGttcctttattaaaatattaacattttgacaggtttttaataaaaatatcaaaaacccaaacaaaacaaCCACCACCAAAAGATTCAGAAGCTCCTTCACCACCAtcgcttccatcggtaaatacAGAAAAACCGTCTAGCTCAAGGTCAACAGAAGTATTAACGGAAGATGTCACCAACACAACATCTTCTGCAGTAAAAAGAAAGGATCCAGATCCAGCAGACACCAAAGCAAGCAAAAAGAGGGTAAGAAAATTTCGGAACGCCTGGCTCGAAAGTTTTGATTGGATAGAGGAAGGAGTTGGACCTAATAATACCACAAGACCCTTCTGCAAAATATGCAAGATTAATCTGCCAAATAATTACTCACACCTGGAGAGACATCAAGATTCCCAACAACACACAAAGCTGAAACAATCGTTAATGAAACAGCCACTGATCGATAATAtccaacatacaaaaaatttcaagaccaaaacaaataaaatcaaaacagcaGAATTGCgaattataatgtttttaattcaatataatcTCGCAATTTCGTTGATATCACCAATCATTGATTTGATAAAAGCTGTGGCTTCCGACTCCGAAATAGCTAAAAGTCTTAAATGTGGAAAAACTAAGGCGACAGAAACAATCAACACCATTCTTAATGAAGAAGGACTGgaagaaattggtaaaattatTCGAAACCAACCATTTTCACTAATAATCGATGAAACCACGGACGTCAGCACAACCAAATGCTTAGTTTTAGTTGTAAGGTATTTCGATTTTGTTGTATGTAAGGTTAGAGATAAATTTCTGTCAATAATTAGTATAGAAAACTGTGACAGTTTAAACATTTACAAAACGAtagttactttttttcaaaatattcaagtaGGTACCTCATAAAAACATAGTCGGTTTTGCATCGGATAATGCATCTGTAATGATGGGAAAGAAGTCAGGAGTGAAAACCCTTCTGCAAAAAGATCAGCCGCATCTTTATGTAATGGGATGCATTTGCCACTCATTGCATTTGTGTTCCTCGGCAGCTTCCAAAAAACTTCCCTCCCATCATGAGGCCCTAACCAGaaatatatattctttttttgcgCATAGTCCTAAACGAAAACTGGAACTGGaagagtttcaaaaatatttttcagttgAGGTGCACAAAATTCTTAAGATGTCTTCAACTAGGTGGCTTTTATTTGGAAAACGTAATTTCAAGAACTCTTGAACAATGGGTTCCACTGCaacatttctttatttcttatgaattaGAAAGCAATATGGATTTGGCACATAATATCTGTTCAGAGatcacagaaataaataaaacatatttaagtttCTTGGGTTACGTTTTgaatataacaaattaaataaacattgaatttcaaGCAGAAGCCCCAAAAATACATACCTTGCTCCAAACtgtaaaaatgtattacaaaacccttcttcaaaattttgtcaagccaccatttataaatgatttacagCTATGTACATAAAATAGATTTCtcaaacgaaaatatttttttaaaacttaacgaCATTTATATTGGGGCAAAAGCggcaataataattaataaaaaaaacatatcagaCTCTGACGTTAgagcaataaaaattaattgtcgTGACTACTACATTGAATTATGTAAACAAGTAAGATCCCGAATTAATTTTGATGATGAAGTTTTAATCGCAATACAAGGTATTGACCCCAAGAATTTAGCACCCAGTTTGGTTCCTTTAATGGTGCTTTTTCCAAATTTAGTGGATGAGACAGACTCTGAAAATCTAGATGAGGAATGGCGGCTATTTCTAAACCAAACTTGTGTTTCAAATGAATTGGATTTTGAAGATTTCTACAGATGTGTTTTCCAAAGTAAAAATGCTTTGAATGAATATCTTTTTCCtttgataagaaaatttgtgGGTACGATTATTGCTTTTCCCCATAGTAGTGCGACTGCTGAAAGAAAATTTTCGGAGGTTAGtctaataaaagacaaaaagagAAACTGCTTTCATGTAGAAACAGTAAATTCTATTTTAACGGCAAAAGAACTTCTAAACAATAACTCTTGCGAAAAGTGGGTACCGTCGAAGAGTTTAATTGAGAAGtataaaaaaagagttttagagtaaaagaaataatgatttacataatatgtatgtatttatttttatattttatgctttattatgtatgtaggtacatatgtacatgtgtaAATAATGAtctatttttagttattttgtatGAGAAGATTTCTTATGTGGTTATATTTATGTAGATATataactatgtatgtatatggatacttttcttttgtttagttAGAGGTTACGTTGCTATAtcattttccaacatttttctttatgttcgtatgaataaaaatattgatacaaaaaattaaaaaattttgtgtttattttcatttgtgatcatatttattttatgaaatatctgCCCGTAGCATTCgtcgatgattttttttttataactataagcattgtatatttgtcatttttgttctAATTGTGAATGAATGCAGAACGAATGTTCCGTCTTTAAACGAGGCTCCCCAACTTCATAAAATGCTCcccaaattttagtaaaactGCTACTCTCGGAATTTGTGAAACGACAGCACTGCCTCCATCTTTTTATGGTTTAtggcaattttattttcataagccATTGTCGTTGGTAAGGCAGGAATGGTGAGTCGTTTTTGGAGCAAAAATTAGTGTTTTATAAGACCGTCGATCCATTCCGAAGCTTCCACGCGCCCTATAGATGTTGAGCTGTAGTTAAAATGTCTGTTTTAAGAAATCATAAACATGGAATTCTTGTTTAATGATTTGCTGGTTTTCTTGTTAAAATTTGGCCAGGTGTTTTTGAAATCCAGTATATCATCTGACGAAATGCTCGTTACTCTAAATAATCCATTTCGTTTTGCCTTGGATATCATTGTGCTGTATATCCAATTAGTTCTTCTTATAAGCGTTTTCGCTGTCCCAAAATAATTCCGATCACATTGCAGGAATGAGTGACCCCGTACAGGAAAGTACTGATGAATAACCCTAAAACGCCCCATGAAACTAGTAGCAAGAAGAATCTTACTAGCGTGTTGTTCCTGTTTTGCTCTCCACACGCGTCACTAAATACATGTAGTTCTTTGATACCAAGATCAAGATTTTGAACACTCTTCCACAGTAGACTGCAAACGTCATCAGGTCCTCGCTTTGCTATGCCTTCATGGTACGTATAAAAGT
It encodes:
- the LOC129943129 gene encoding cadherin-86C, yielding MASSSISPTPAPAPKPKPPPSSQPPPQPPSSPAAPTTSSSTYPCRNHHNHHCCNPPPPPTTTTPTSRKQKSPSAFFQPATATHRILTISLLIGVLCWPTQIHCVDPKFDPSTRMRLVLVPADAQVGSVIYRLRATDEEFDYPLTFELVGDASASTVKIESLPCTKYNSVCQANVILQRRLEPGRYYDFQVSVKDTKGGMTTQRCSITATNFTTPHDLIFPHKPGIIMIPEDAKRGTELDYVISRKNPHFPKPVYLELWGSPLFAIRQKIVSTDTTEGTIFLLGPLDFEKQAMYHLTILANDAYAESGQDSRNIAGLEVVVIVQDVQDQPPVFTMAPPVTKLPPGILPGDKILQVHAEDGDKGNPREVRYGLVSEGNPFTSFFDINDTSGEIFLMRPLEDIAAITHVGDPVLLTVVAEEVKVGRDEPPAAATTVQLAFFLPERSNSPPYFEIDHYVSRVDENAPQGTALTFVDPYVPRVYDDDTGKNGVFSLTLLNNNGTFEISPNVAERSASFLIRVRDNMLLDYEERHSVEFQVLAQELGPATNLSAIVNVTVYINDVNDNPPVFTQTVYTVELPENMTVGTKVVQVHADDVDTGMGGRVRYTAILGYLNTSLNLDAENGIITVSTNSHGFDREIMPEYHLYVEARDSDGTGNRAQVPLVIKMIDVNDETPTFEKNVYEFILAADLQSFTSPAYIKAVDKDATAPNNEVRYEIINGNYDNKFSLNKVTGELTVQEKIFMRSKKEAVRSRRQVTQSPLENDMFVLTARAYDLGVPVRFSTATIRIYPPESRTRTVTFVVPGFNPDKQKTAETLSTITGGRVIIHDIRPMQADEPGAKNLKGDIKERSVVTATVLYEGASVVDISQIQQRLSQHNGSYAIMTKEEMDSDALYKAENKLLFWLLILLATLVALTILILLLCCICSWCPLYGAASKRIVNISRTEDDVHLVHREIANGKQSKSVQVAEWMGRREAWSAEKSSDTRTKPTRWEFHNGHGEQPDESLGRPGRAADTEAEHLEERQNRRIKSAEDQQRRVRIKNTQTAKDDTHLSSFHNNSRTNLVNNEREVYIEDIIDEEQDIGTQSFRNRNRQRRTAQQQIDDDSMRRHEIDRGSDMEYNGGARGSLKAKREYFIKDGNVEILQLMTRDKQGDEEDNIYVNLPLKATTNLSHPQLLMVDQSGKEILMRRFIEEQPDGKQIIREHYQIVPGGANYIQTMPNEVQHSTYKDTFPSGKSGPNSIVYSQAEPEVKIIHTQPMHEGLAVGEVSTQMQPAISNQSLTQELENSLKQQNALLRQILMEKEKVELQYSQQDVALETQSLPGQPMAIATQTDCEAGTQTEADMIVSSSSVKRQRRARSENDDSFSEDEYEYVRFSPPNSPEGVYWIKRKRQKKRSKQRPGTQSRKRVVMVEDVKRKIRTPIKEEDDDDYYEYRKRSPPKKPIRYHGETKASLLRRMKSEENRKLASKKSASLNREVLMEISDSLDEKGSPDERVRIEQMEYYENSEEDSDADEIVIKSNALPSTGHKTESSHFEIHVSDGSNNKVYSRSSSEQRNHIEDRRVKSPDPKPRLSRKDNVIQRNSQRRSQTASEPPHSRVVVSKGTKVTSSDVRSSKRIKERDFQSDTNLLDHDDAIDDQSSSKGASVPKYMDWYYSKKKSDVKPAKSKSSTKKLIGGSEKRITKIRLPKSDDSHPPTTTSTTPVPPSDEKYKPEPAPRKSPPKGARLLKEDVMMNKNHKPKIETDTNHPLLQHSEHRYEHEYDNTSELPLAPTKLPHYMYPETPPQPKGHAKSKDLRPKPSPIKENEIKVTNSKIYIQDASAQSKQLNVATLEDDHDSGIAMNSLLNSMGRRNPIAEKKSVFSIAYDDVSRVQKIQSGSDSPQYS